Proteins encoded in a region of the Triticum dicoccoides isolate Atlit2015 ecotype Zavitan chromosome 3A, WEW_v2.0, whole genome shotgun sequence genome:
- the LOC119269818 gene encoding peptidyl serine alpha-galactosyltransferase-like isoform X2, producing MPPGRGGGCTRSSRWSAATTSTGRRWGSSTACARRGSPAASPASSAAPPTSSPPTAASASATLSRSPPTAATPAPATGRYPAINKPAGVVHWLEHSPEADNVDWVVILDADQIVRGPIIPWELGAEKGKPVAAYYGYLKGCDNILAQLHTAHPEFCDKVGGILIMHIDDLRALAPLWLSKTEEVRQDKSHWSTNITGDIYGMGWISEMYGYSFGAAEVGLRHKINDDIMIYPGYTPRIGTEPLILHYGLPFKVGNWSFSKLEHHEDGIVYDCNRLFPPPPFPREVEVMESDPNVKRALYLSIECINTLNEGLLLHHTSVGCPKPQWSKYLSFLKSKRFSELTKPKYWNSLKVENKLTVQHVALSKSRHPKIHTLFSTECSSYFDWQTVGLMHSFRISGQPGNITRLLSCTDEELKNYKGRDLAPTHYVPSMNRHPLTGDWYPAINKPAAVLHWINHVQTDAEFIVILDADMIMRGPITPWEYGAKLGHPVSTPYDYLIGCDNILAKIHTRNPSACEKVGGVIIMHIDDLRRFAMLWLHKSEEVRADKDHYATNITGDIYASGWISEMYGYSFAAAELNLRHIIRSDILIYPGYVPLPGVNYKVFHYGLRFGVGDWSFDKADWRNADIVNTCWAKFPEPPDPSAITKGDQNARERDLLSIECGKALNKALYLHHKRRNCPRLSTTIGSISKKIEEVLTSNKSERVTQRSSTTTIGRNVEHMDVTRQQAVERATDTVSRVHGSKRLTRSSKMWIFAVWATSVVVFLLVISMFFSDRRRSVSRSRASRSQKAHSLTIKQTV from the exons ATGCCTCCGGGGAGGGGCGGCGGCTGCACACGCTCTTCTCGGTGGAGTGCGGCGACTACTTCGACTGGCAGGCGGTGGGGCTCCTCCACAGCCTGCGCAAGGCGGGGCAGCCCGGCGGCGTCACCCGCCTCCTCAGCTGCGCCCCCGACCAGCTCCCCTCCTACCGCGGCCTCCGCATCGGCCACACTCTCCAGGTCCCCTCCTACAGCCGCCACCCCCGCACCGGCGACTGGTAG GTACCCAGCCATCAACAAGCCTGCAGGGGTGGTACATTGGTTGGAGCACAGCCCAGAGGCGGACAACGTCGATTGGGTCGTGATCTTGGATGCAGACCAGATTGTTAGAGGCCCGATTATCCCTTGGGAACTCGGAGCAGAAAAAGGCAAGCCTGTTGCAGCTTATTATGG GTATTTGAAGGGTTGTGATAACATCCTTGCACAGTTGCACACTGCACATCCAGAATTTTGTGACAAAGTTGGTGGAATTCTGATCATGCATATCGATGACTTAAGAGCTCTAGCCCCTCTGTGGCTGTCAAAAACTGAAGAAGTGAGGCAAGATAAGTCCCACTGGTCAACTAATATTACTGGTGATATATATGGCATGGGGTGGATCAGTGAGATGTATGGGTACTCATTTGGCGCTGCAGAA GTAGGTCTAAGACACAAGATAAATGATGACATAATGATCTACCCAGGCTATACTCCAAGAATTGGCACTGAGCCACTTATCCTGCACTATGGTTTGCCATTTAAAGTTGGAAATTGGTCCTTCAGCAAGTTAGAACACCATGAGGATGGTATAGTTTATGACTGCAACCGCTTATTTCCTCCACCTCCATTCCCTAGAGAG GTTGAGGTGATGGAATCTGACCCAAATGTGAAACGGGCCTTATATCTAAGCATCGAGTGCATTAACACATTGAACGAAGGGCTTCTTTTGCATCACACATCTGTTGGCTGCCCGAAACCACAGTGGTCAAAATACTTGAGCTTCCTTAAAAGCAAAAGGTTCTCAGAGCTTACAAAACCAAAGTACTGGAACAGTCTAAAAGTTGAAAACAAATTGACTGTACAGCATGTTGCATTGTCCAAAAGCAGACATCCAAAAATACACACCCTTTTCTCAACCGAATGTTCGTCGTATTTTGACTGGCAAACTGTTGGGCTCATGCACAGCTTTCGTATAAGCGGTCAGCCTGGTAATATTACACGCTTATTGAGTTGTACAGACGAGGAATTGAAGAATTACAAGGGCCGTGACCTTGCTCCCACACATTATGTTCCATCTATGAACAGACACCCACTGACAGGGGACTG GTACCCAGCAATTAATAAACCAGCAGCAGTTCTCCATTGGATTAACCATGTGCAGACTGATGCTGAGTTCATTGTTATCTTGGATGCTGATATGATCATGAGAGGTCCCATCACTCCATGGGAGTATGGTGCAAAACTTGGTCATCCTGTTTCAACTCCCTATGA TTATCTCATTGGGTGCGATAACATACTTGCAAAGATACACACTCGCAATCCATCTGCATGCGAAAAGGTTGGTGGTGTCATTATCATGCATATTGATGATCTCCGACGTTTTGCTATGCTGTGGCTGCACAAATCAGAAGAGGTTCGTGCAGACAAAGATCACTATGCGACAAACATTACTGGTGATATATATGCCTCTGGCTGGATAAGTGAGATGTATGGTTACTCTTTTGCAGCAGCCGAG CTTAACCTGCGACACATCATAAGGAGTGACATATTAATATATCCAGGCTATGTTCCTCTGCCTGGAGTAAATTACAAGGTTTTCCATTATGGGCTGAGATTTGGTGTTGGTGATTGGAGCTTTGACAAGGCAGACTGGAGAAACGCTGATATTGTAAACACATGTTGGGCCAAGTTCCCTGAACCACCTGATCCATCTGCTATCACGAAAGGCGATCAAAATGCACGGGAGAGGGATCTTCTCAGCATCGAGTGTGGCAAGGCTTTGAACAAGGCCCTATACTTGCACCACAAACGCCGAAATTGCCCTCGACTAAGCACCACCATAGGCAGCATCTCGAAGAAAATTGAGGAAGTTTTAACCTCCAATAAATCAGAGAGAGTTACACAACGGTCGTCCACAACTACAATTGGACGAAATGTGGAGCACATGGATGTGACCAGGCAGCAGGCTGTTGAAAGAGCCACAGACACTGTATCACGCGTACATGGATCAAAGAGACTAACCAGATCATCAAAGATGTGGATTTTTGCTGTTTGGGCAACATCTGTAGTAGTTTTTTTACTGGTAATCTCGATGTTTTTCTCGGATCGAAGGAGAAGTGTTTCGAGATCTAGGGCTTCCAGAAGCCAGAAGGCCCACAGCTTGACTATAAAACAAACAGTATGA
- the LOC119269818 gene encoding peptidyl serine alpha-galactosyltransferase-like isoform X1, with protein MAAAALLLLLLLWPAVVYASGEGRRLHTLFSVECGDYFDWQAVGLLHSLRKAGQPGGVTRLLSCAPDQLPSYRGLRIGHTLQVPSYSRHPRTGDWYPAINKPAGVVHWLEHSPEADNVDWVVILDADQIVRGPIIPWELGAEKGKPVAAYYGYLKGCDNILAQLHTAHPEFCDKVGGILIMHIDDLRALAPLWLSKTEEVRQDKSHWSTNITGDIYGMGWISEMYGYSFGAAEVGLRHKINDDIMIYPGYTPRIGTEPLILHYGLPFKVGNWSFSKLEHHEDGIVYDCNRLFPPPPFPREVEVMESDPNVKRALYLSIECINTLNEGLLLHHTSVGCPKPQWSKYLSFLKSKRFSELTKPKYWNSLKVENKLTVQHVALSKSRHPKIHTLFSTECSSYFDWQTVGLMHSFRISGQPGNITRLLSCTDEELKNYKGRDLAPTHYVPSMNRHPLTGDWYPAINKPAAVLHWINHVQTDAEFIVILDADMIMRGPITPWEYGAKLGHPVSTPYDYLIGCDNILAKIHTRNPSACEKVGGVIIMHIDDLRRFAMLWLHKSEEVRADKDHYATNITGDIYASGWISEMYGYSFAAAELNLRHIIRSDILIYPGYVPLPGVNYKVFHYGLRFGVGDWSFDKADWRNADIVNTCWAKFPEPPDPSAITKGDQNARERDLLSIECGKALNKALYLHHKRRNCPRLSTTIGSISKKIEEVLTSNKSERVTQRSSTTTIGRNVEHMDVTRQQAVERATDTVSRVHGSKRLTRSSKMWIFAVWATSVVVFLLVISMFFSDRRRSVSRSRASRSQKAHSLTIKQTV; from the exons ATGGCGGCggccgcgctcctcctcctcctgctgctgtgGCCGGCCGTGGTGTATGCCTCCGGGGAGGGGCGGCGGCTGCACACGCTCTTCTCGGTGGAGTGCGGCGACTACTTCGACTGGCAGGCGGTGGGGCTCCTCCACAGCCTGCGCAAGGCGGGGCAGCCCGGCGGCGTCACCCGCCTCCTCAGCTGCGCCCCCGACCAGCTCCCCTCCTACCGCGGCCTCCGCATCGGCCACACTCTCCAGGTCCCCTCCTACAGCCGCCACCCCCGCACCGGCGACTG GTACCCAGCCATCAACAAGCCTGCAGGGGTGGTACATTGGTTGGAGCACAGCCCAGAGGCGGACAACGTCGATTGGGTCGTGATCTTGGATGCAGACCAGATTGTTAGAGGCCCGATTATCCCTTGGGAACTCGGAGCAGAAAAAGGCAAGCCTGTTGCAGCTTATTATGG GTATTTGAAGGGTTGTGATAACATCCTTGCACAGTTGCACACTGCACATCCAGAATTTTGTGACAAAGTTGGTGGAATTCTGATCATGCATATCGATGACTTAAGAGCTCTAGCCCCTCTGTGGCTGTCAAAAACTGAAGAAGTGAGGCAAGATAAGTCCCACTGGTCAACTAATATTACTGGTGATATATATGGCATGGGGTGGATCAGTGAGATGTATGGGTACTCATTTGGCGCTGCAGAA GTAGGTCTAAGACACAAGATAAATGATGACATAATGATCTACCCAGGCTATACTCCAAGAATTGGCACTGAGCCACTTATCCTGCACTATGGTTTGCCATTTAAAGTTGGAAATTGGTCCTTCAGCAAGTTAGAACACCATGAGGATGGTATAGTTTATGACTGCAACCGCTTATTTCCTCCACCTCCATTCCCTAGAGAG GTTGAGGTGATGGAATCTGACCCAAATGTGAAACGGGCCTTATATCTAAGCATCGAGTGCATTAACACATTGAACGAAGGGCTTCTTTTGCATCACACATCTGTTGGCTGCCCGAAACCACAGTGGTCAAAATACTTGAGCTTCCTTAAAAGCAAAAGGTTCTCAGAGCTTACAAAACCAAAGTACTGGAACAGTCTAAAAGTTGAAAACAAATTGACTGTACAGCATGTTGCATTGTCCAAAAGCAGACATCCAAAAATACACACCCTTTTCTCAACCGAATGTTCGTCGTATTTTGACTGGCAAACTGTTGGGCTCATGCACAGCTTTCGTATAAGCGGTCAGCCTGGTAATATTACACGCTTATTGAGTTGTACAGACGAGGAATTGAAGAATTACAAGGGCCGTGACCTTGCTCCCACACATTATGTTCCATCTATGAACAGACACCCACTGACAGGGGACTG GTACCCAGCAATTAATAAACCAGCAGCAGTTCTCCATTGGATTAACCATGTGCAGACTGATGCTGAGTTCATTGTTATCTTGGATGCTGATATGATCATGAGAGGTCCCATCACTCCATGGGAGTATGGTGCAAAACTTGGTCATCCTGTTTCAACTCCCTATGA TTATCTCATTGGGTGCGATAACATACTTGCAAAGATACACACTCGCAATCCATCTGCATGCGAAAAGGTTGGTGGTGTCATTATCATGCATATTGATGATCTCCGACGTTTTGCTATGCTGTGGCTGCACAAATCAGAAGAGGTTCGTGCAGACAAAGATCACTATGCGACAAACATTACTGGTGATATATATGCCTCTGGCTGGATAAGTGAGATGTATGGTTACTCTTTTGCAGCAGCCGAG CTTAACCTGCGACACATCATAAGGAGTGACATATTAATATATCCAGGCTATGTTCCTCTGCCTGGAGTAAATTACAAGGTTTTCCATTATGGGCTGAGATTTGGTGTTGGTGATTGGAGCTTTGACAAGGCAGACTGGAGAAACGCTGATATTGTAAACACATGTTGGGCCAAGTTCCCTGAACCACCTGATCCATCTGCTATCACGAAAGGCGATCAAAATGCACGGGAGAGGGATCTTCTCAGCATCGAGTGTGGCAAGGCTTTGAACAAGGCCCTATACTTGCACCACAAACGCCGAAATTGCCCTCGACTAAGCACCACCATAGGCAGCATCTCGAAGAAAATTGAGGAAGTTTTAACCTCCAATAAATCAGAGAGAGTTACACAACGGTCGTCCACAACTACAATTGGACGAAATGTGGAGCACATGGATGTGACCAGGCAGCAGGCTGTTGAAAGAGCCACAGACACTGTATCACGCGTACATGGATCAAAGAGACTAACCAGATCATCAAAGATGTGGATTTTTGCTGTTTGGGCAACATCTGTAGTAGTTTTTTTACTGGTAATCTCGATGTTTTTCTCGGATCGAAGGAGAAGTGTTTCGAGATCTAGGGCTTCCAGAAGCCAGAAGGCCCACAGCTTGACTATAAAACAAACAGTATGA